One genomic segment of Marinitoga piezophila KA3 includes these proteins:
- a CDS encoding NAD+ synthase, whose protein sequence is MRLRIGLAQLNAHVGNLKGNLDKAKNALDIAQENKADILVFPELFLVGYPPEDLVLKTGFLDDTKKSLNDFISYSKGKETISVIGNLDFDVDAYNSAYVVYNGKESAKYHKIYLPNYSVFDEKRYFSPGHSPLMIELENKLKIGVTVCEDIWVPNGPAVDLAEMGAHVIVNISASPYTKGKPESRLEMLKTRAAELSTWLVYVNLVGGQDEIVFDGGSVVINPFGEVVHSLPLFEEKIEFIDIDPISSTRANLREAKRRHLIYENHNVEVIKINKTIEKKDNVYKGNKKVLLLERYEEIYNALKLGLKDYIHKNGFSKVVLGLSGGMDSAFVAALAADALGAENVLGILMPSQYSSRGSIKDSYDLAKNLGIKTHTIPIRRTFESLLKELDAAFSGLPMNVAEENIQARIRGTIVMAFSNKFGHIALATGNKSEVATGYATLYGDMAGGLSPIKDVYKTEVYKLAEYFNRIKGSWVIPENVFIKAPSAELRPDQTDQDKLPPYEILDAILERYIEYEMSIDEITEDGFDVETVKYVVKLVDINEYKRRQGAPGIKVTQRAFGKDRRMPITNGYKVWW, encoded by the coding sequence ATGAGGTTGAGAATAGGATTGGCACAATTAAATGCCCATGTGGGAAATTTAAAAGGGAATCTTGATAAGGCTAAGAATGCTCTTGATATCGCACAGGAAAATAAGGCTGATATACTTGTTTTTCCAGAATTGTTTCTTGTTGGTTATCCACCTGAAGATCTTGTTTTAAAAACAGGATTTTTAGACGACACAAAAAAATCACTAAATGATTTTATTTCATATTCTAAAGGTAAAGAAACAATTTCTGTAATTGGTAATCTTGATTTTGATGTGGATGCATATAATTCAGCATATGTTGTGTATAATGGAAAAGAATCAGCAAAGTATCATAAAATATATTTGCCAAATTATTCTGTTTTCGATGAGAAAAGATATTTTTCACCCGGGCATAGCCCTTTAATGATAGAACTTGAAAATAAATTAAAAATAGGGGTTACTGTTTGTGAAGATATATGGGTACCAAATGGTCCTGCTGTTGATCTTGCTGAAATGGGGGCACATGTAATAGTAAATATTTCAGCATCTCCATATACAAAAGGAAAACCAGAAAGTAGATTGGAAATGCTTAAAACAAGAGCAGCAGAATTATCTACATGGTTAGTATATGTAAACCTTGTTGGAGGTCAGGATGAAATAGTATTTGATGGCGGTAGCGTGGTAATAAATCCATTTGGGGAAGTTGTACATTCATTACCATTATTTGAAGAAAAAATAGAGTTTATTGATATTGATCCTATTTCTTCAACAAGAGCTAATTTAAGAGAAGCTAAAAGAAGACATTTAATATATGAAAATCACAATGTTGAAGTTATTAAAATAAATAAAACAATAGAAAAGAAGGACAACGTTTATAAAGGAAACAAAAAGGTATTATTACTTGAAAGATATGAAGAGATATACAATGCTTTAAAACTTGGATTAAAAGATTATATTCATAAAAATGGTTTTAGCAAAGTGGTTTTAGGATTAAGTGGAGGTATGGATTCAGCATTTGTTGCAGCATTGGCAGCAGATGCATTGGGTGCTGAGAATGTTCTTGGCATTTTAATGCCTTCACAGTATTCTTCAAGAGGAAGTATAAAGGATTCATATGATCTTGCAAAAAATCTCGGTATAAAAACGCATACAATTCCAATTAGAAGAACATTTGAAAGTTTATTAAAAGAATTAGATGCAGCTTTTAGTGGATTACCAATGAATGTAGCTGAGGAAAATATTCAGGCAAGGATTAGAGGAACTATTGTTATGGCTTTTTCAAATAAATTTGGCCATATTGCCCTTGCAACTGGAAATAAAAGTGAAGTTGCAACAGGTTATGCAACATTATATGGAGATATGGCTGGTGGATTATCGCCAATAAAAGATGTATATAAAACCGAAGTATATAAGTTAGCGGAATATTTTAATAGAATAAAGGGAAGTTGGGTTATACCTGAAAATGTATTTATTAAAGCGCCATCAGCTGAATTGAGACCTGATCAAACAGATCAGGATAAATTACCACCATATGAGATATTAGATGCAATTCTTGAAAGGTATATTGAATATGAAATGAGTATAGATGAAATAACAGAAGATGGGTTTGATGTTGAAACTGTAAAGTACGTTGTTAAATTAGTTGATATTAATGAATATAAAAGACGTCAGGGAGCGCCTGGTATAAAAGTAACTCAAAGAGCATTTGGAAAGGATAGAAGAATGCCAATAACAAATGGATATAAGGTATGGTGGTAA